A genomic segment from Bacteroidota bacterium encodes:
- a CDS encoding biopolymer transporter ExbD, producing the protein MAQMETGGGGGKHKDGVRSKKMSTRVDLTPMVDLAFLLITFFMLTTTLNKPKAMQLNMPKKTDIEDKTEVGDCQVMNVILDTLDRVWYYEGLQVAGLKQTTFSGDDGIRKEIIKMLKKVPAECPLTSKGNKRDAIILIKMMQGARYKNMVDILDEMDITDCKIYAIQEPDPIEIEAVENGGTVKDFAKEAQ; encoded by the coding sequence ATGGCACAAATGGAAACCGGCGGAGGAGGCGGTAAGCACAAAGACGGAGTTCGATCCAAGAAAATGTCCACTCGGGTAGATTTGACCCCGATGGTGGATTTGGCGTTTCTTTTGATCACCTTCTTTATGCTGACTACTACCTTGAATAAACCCAAGGCGATGCAACTGAATATGCCGAAGAAGACTGATATTGAAGACAAAACAGAGGTCGGCGATTGTCAGGTAATGAATGTTATTCTTGATACTTTGGATAGGGTTTGGTATTATGAAGGATTACAGGTTGCCGGTTTGAAACAAACCACTTTTTCAGGTGACGATGGAATCAGGAAGGAAATCATTAAAATGCTGAAGAAAGTTCCTGCCGAATGTCCGCTTACCAGTAAAGGAAATAAGCGCGATGCTATCATCTTGATTAAAATGATGCAAGGTGCCCGGTATAAAAACATGGTGGACATTTTGGATGAGATGGATATTACGGATTGTAAAATATACGCCATTCAGGAACCGGATCCGATAGAAATTGAAGCCGTGGAAAACGGAGGTACTGTTAAGGATTTTGCCAAAGAGGCACAATAG
- a CDS encoding energy transducer TonB, with protein sequence MEGIKNYLQWTMDDIVFDNRNKDYGAYQLRQLTKKNIRIGLIVAVIGFVLFILLSQMDWGFLIPEKKEVLVETSVSLAEPPSLDKTPPPPPPPPPPPPTRPTIKFVEMVVKKQEDVHEEDEPVKIEEIKEQVIAEKTQEGDINAKNVIEEPAIDAAPAAPQIFTFVEQNPEFPGGDAELIRFLQKNIQYPQMERDNDIQGKVLLRFVVMEDGSVSDVNVLRGVSPGLDKEATRVVKLLPKFKPGKQQGKAVRVYFNLPVVFKLQ encoded by the coding sequence ATGGAAGGCATAAAGAATTATCTGCAATGGACGATGGACGACATCGTCTTCGACAACCGCAATAAAGATTACGGGGCTTATCAGCTCAGACAATTAACCAAAAAGAATATTCGCATTGGCTTGATTGTGGCTGTGATTGGATTTGTTTTGTTTATCCTACTTTCTCAAATGGACTGGGGGTTTCTAATTCCTGAAAAAAAGGAAGTTTTGGTTGAAACATCGGTCAGCCTTGCTGAGCCGCCATCTTTAGATAAAACTCCTCCACCTCCTCCCCCACCGCCGCCGCCGCCGCCTACACGCCCTACGATTAAATTCGTAGAAATGGTAGTTAAAAAGCAGGAAGACGTTCATGAGGAAGACGAGCCGGTAAAGATTGAAGAGATTAAAGAACAGGTCATTGCCGAGAAAACACAGGAAGGCGATATCAATGCTAAAAATGTGATTGAAGAACCTGCGATTGATGCAGCGCCGGCAGCTCCTCAAATCTTTACGTTCGTTGAACAAAATCCTGAATTCCCTGGTGGAGATGCCGAGTTGATTCGGTTCCTTCAAAAGAATATTCAATATCCGCAAATGGAGCGCGATAATGATATTCAAGGCAAGGTGCTGCTGCGCTTTGTGGTGATGGAAGATGGTTCAGTGTCTGATGTAAATGTATTGCGCGGCGTTAGCCCCGGATTAGATAAGGAAGCTACCCGTGTAGTGAAACTCTTACCGAAATTTAAACCCGGAAAACAACAAGGAAAAGCGGTGAGAGTTTATTTCAACCTGCCGGTGGTATTCAAATTGCAATAA
- a CDS encoding RluA family pseudouridine synthase — MKIKPEIIYEDDELLVVNKPPGITVIPDRIHTERETLQSVLQKNHGRLFVVHRIDRNTSGVLCFAKNEVAHKNLSLQFQNHSVQKLYKAIVQGRMKEPAGEINSPIAENHSYAGTMMVHKSGKEALTIYKVEEEFRHASLLDVEIKTGRTHQIRVHLASVGNPLLVDNVYGNSDAFYFSSIKRNYKLGEEEERPTIARLTLHAYQLSLLHPIQNKQTSFIAPIANDLEVVLKLLRKYDMK; from the coding sequence ATGAAAATTAAACCGGAAATAATTTACGAAGACGATGAATTGCTAGTGGTCAATAAACCTCCTGGCATCACGGTCATCCCCGACCGGATTCATACGGAACGAGAAACACTGCAAAGTGTTTTACAAAAAAATCACGGAAGGCTTTTTGTCGTTCATAGAATAGACAGAAATACTAGCGGAGTTTTGTGTTTTGCCAAAAACGAAGTCGCGCACAAAAATTTGTCTTTACAGTTTCAGAACCACAGCGTTCAGAAGCTATACAAAGCAATTGTGCAAGGTAGAATGAAGGAACCGGCGGGGGAAATCAATAGCCCTATTGCTGAAAATCATTCCTATGCTGGGACGATGATGGTTCACAAATCAGGAAAGGAAGCATTAACGATTTATAAGGTAGAAGAAGAATTTCGTCATGCGTCCTTGTTAGACGTTGAAATAAAAACCGGAAGAACCCACCAGATAAGAGTTCATTTGGCATCAGTTGGCAACCCTCTTTTGGTAGATAATGTTTATGGAAATTCAGATGCTTTCTACTTTTCCTCCATCAAAAGAAATTATAAGCTTGGGGAAGAAGAAGAACGACCTACCATCGCCCGTTTGACGCTACATGCTTATCAGCTAAGTCTATTGCATCCGATTCAAAATAAGCAGACATCTTTTATTGCCCCCATAGCAAACGATTTGGAGGTAGTATTGAAGCTGCTCAGAAAATACGACATGAAATAG
- the pyrF gene encoding orotidine-5'-phosphate decarboxylase yields MTRQELYNLILKKESFLCVGLDTDINLIPQHLRSYADPVFEFNKAIIDATHDIAVAYKPNLAFYESMGLKGWESLEKTMEYLSGFKNEVFTIADAKRGDIGNTSKMYAKTFFEWLQFDSVTVAPYMGEDSVTPFLEYKDKWVILLGLTSNKGSRDFQFLDTNGAKLYEQVITKAQSWANPEQLMFVVGATHPEELKHIRSLAPQNFFLVPGVGAQGGDLDAICRNGMNPTCGLLINSSRNIIYASRENDFASAARKASLAIKDEMSGYIRRLKA; encoded by the coding sequence ATGACCCGCCAAGAACTTTATAATCTAATTTTGAAAAAAGAATCATTCCTCTGTGTAGGTCTGGATACGGACATAAATCTAATTCCACAGCACCTTCGCTCATACGCTGATCCTGTTTTCGAGTTCAACAAAGCCATCATTGATGCAACTCATGATATTGCGGTTGCCTACAAGCCTAATCTTGCTTTTTATGAAAGTATGGGACTGAAAGGCTGGGAGAGTTTGGAGAAAACAATGGAATACCTTTCGGGCTTCAAAAATGAAGTGTTCACCATTGCCGATGCAAAGCGAGGCGATATAGGTAATACTTCAAAAATGTATGCCAAGACTTTTTTTGAATGGCTACAGTTTGATTCCGTAACTGTGGCTCCCTACATGGGCGAAGATTCAGTCACTCCGTTTTTGGAGTATAAAGATAAGTGGGTTATACTTTTAGGGCTAACATCTAATAAAGGAAGCCGCGACTTCCAATTCTTGGATACCAATGGCGCAAAACTCTATGAGCAGGTTATTACAAAGGCACAGAGCTGGGCTAATCCGGAACAACTTATGTTTGTGGTGGGTGCTACGCATCCGGAAGAGTTAAAACATATCCGAAGTTTGGCCCCGCAAAATTTCTTTCTCGTTCCCGGGGTGGGCGCACAAGGAGGTGACTTAGATGCCATTTGCCGGAACGGAATGAATCCAACTTGTGGGCTGTTAATCAACTCTTCGCGCAATATCATTTATGCTTCCAGAGAAAATGATTTTGCTTCTGCAGCCAGAAAGGCTTCGCTGGCGATTAAAGACGAAATGTCTGGCTATATACGCAGACTAAAGGCATAG
- a CDS encoding MotA/TolQ/ExbB proton channel family protein → MSQAKATTQKKTGFDWTILVIPVALVVSELIFHLVFGDRKHFIDDMKKEPIPGDFFGIIYKGGFIVPFLMTMFITVAAFSIERFMTIRKAKGNGSLQTFLQKIKSLLHGNDIQGAIAECNRQKGSVANVVVQGLHKYQEMDKDNSFTTEQKVSNIQQEIEESTSLELPSLEENLPIIATIASVATLVALLGTVIGMIKAFAALATSGSPDPAALSAGISEALINTAIGIGTSALAIIMYNIFTGMIDKLTYGIDEIGYSIAQTFSATRK, encoded by the coding sequence ATGAGTCAGGCAAAAGCAACAACTCAGAAAAAAACAGGATTCGACTGGACCATTTTGGTTATACCAGTAGCATTGGTTGTTTCTGAACTAATCTTCCATTTAGTATTTGGCGATCGGAAACATTTTATTGATGACATGAAAAAAGAACCGATTCCGGGTGATTTTTTTGGTATTATATATAAAGGGGGATTCATCGTTCCTTTTCTAATGACTATGTTTATTACTGTTGCGGCTTTCTCTATAGAAAGATTCATGACCATTCGCAAAGCCAAAGGCAATGGCTCTTTGCAAACTTTCCTTCAAAAAATAAAATCCTTATTGCACGGCAATGATATCCAAGGCGCTATCGCAGAGTGCAATCGCCAAAAGGGGTCTGTTGCTAATGTGGTGGTTCAAGGATTGCATAAATATCAGGAAATGGATAAAGACAATTCTTTCACCACCGAGCAAAAGGTGTCTAATATTCAACAAGAAATCGAGGAGTCCACTTCTTTGGAGTTGCCGAGTTTGGAAGAAAACCTTCCAATCATAGCGACCATCGCTTCGGTGGCTACATTGGTAGCTCTCTTGGGAACTGTTATCGGGATGATTAAGGCCTTCGCGGCCTTGGCTACTTCCGGAAGCCCTGACCCTGCCGCTCTTTCTGCGGGTATTTCCGAGGCATTGATCAATACAGCGATTGGAATCGGAACTTCTGCTTTGGCTATCATTATGTACAACATCTTTACCGGAATGATTGATAAATTGACTTACGGTATTGATGAAATCGGATACTCCATTGCGCAAACTTTCTCTGCTACCCGCAAATAA
- a CDS encoding cytochrome c maturation protein CcmE, whose product MKKVHIIILILAAVSVGVIFAMTGDYTTYANFLEAKHREGKSVNVVGYLVKDKPMNYDPQKDPNFFSFIMVDKEGNEREVIYKGAKPQDFERSEQVVVKGKMEGENFLCSEISMKCPSKYVNDEITLKETNVTVKSSI is encoded by the coding sequence ATGAAGAAGGTACACATCATTATTCTCATCCTCGCTGCGGTCAGCGTTGGAGTTATCTTTGCTATGACAGGCGACTATACCACCTACGCCAATTTCCTAGAAGCAAAGCATCGGGAGGGTAAATCCGTCAATGTAGTTGGCTATCTGGTCAAAGATAAGCCAATGAATTATGATCCGCAGAAAGACCCAAACTTCTTTTCATTTATCATGGTAGATAAGGAAGGGAACGAACGTGAAGTGATTTATAAAGGAGCCAAGCCTCAAGATTTTGAGCGGAGCGAACAAGTAGTCGTGAAGGGGAAGATGGAAGGCGAAAATTTTCTCTGTTCTGAAATCTCCATGAAATGTCCTTCTAAATATGTGAACGACGAGATCACCTTGAAGGAAACCAATGTTACCGTAAAATCCAGTATTTAA
- a CDS encoding class I SAM-dependent methyltransferase, with amino-acid sequence MSQTVKQNVDEFNKDVLDNGGYRYTHNAKYSSFVANLRQTDITEEIIRKIGNIKTVLDIGSGDGTYTAELKERMPDIEFTGFDPASVAIKAAEDRFPSCKFFVGNILDPSTFPDKKFDLAIFRGVIHHLPTQSDSIKYAGMMSNRVLIIEPNGNNPILKWIEKNSEYHIQHEEQSFSSTFLKKICTENGFKVKHLSYIGFVPFFFPTFPAKVIHFFQPLLEKIPLLGKYFGAQTIILGEK; translated from the coding sequence ATGAGCCAGACAGTAAAACAAAATGTTGATGAGTTTAATAAAGATGTATTAGACAACGGCGGCTATCGTTATACCCATAACGCTAAGTATTCTTCTTTTGTAGCCAACCTCAGGCAAACCGATATAACCGAAGAAATAATTCGTAAGATTGGTAACATCAAAACCGTTTTGGACATAGGCAGCGGGGATGGCACTTACACTGCGGAACTAAAAGAGCGAATGCCGGATATCGAGTTTACGGGTTTCGATCCGGCATCCGTAGCGATTAAAGCGGCTGAAGATCGTTTCCCCTCCTGCAAATTTTTTGTCGGCAATATCCTCGACCCCAGTACATTTCCAGACAAGAAATTTGACTTAGCTATTTTCAGAGGAGTAATTCATCACTTACCTACTCAATCAGATTCAATTAAGTACGCAGGCATGATGAGCAACCGGGTTTTAATCATCGAGCCGAATGGCAACAATCCCATTCTGAAGTGGATTGAGAAAAATAGTGAATATCACATTCAACACGAAGAGCAATCTTTCTCTTCCACTTTTCTGAAAAAGATATGTACAGAAAACGGCTTTAAGGTAAAGCACCTTTCCTACATTGGCTTTGTACCTTTCTTCTTCCCTACTTTTCCAGCCAAAGTGATTCACTTCTTTCAGCCTCTTTTGGAAAAAATTCCTTTGTTGGGGAAATACTTTGGTGCCCAGACTATAATTCTGGGAGAGAAATAG
- a CDS encoding biopolymer transporter ExbD has protein sequence MPKVKVPRKSTIVDMTAMCDVSFLLLTFFILTAKFKPQSLVAVDVPVARSTKTFSEAVTITISKEGKTYVGVKETVTRYSMLEQMIEKFGDKYPALKTLTENQKRFFSLVDMWGTPIADMPRVLSMDGSAFKHYQEKEMPGVPKDSLDNQLVDWVQAARYATDGNIKIAIKSDKNTSVGPVKEVIKGLTSRDIHRFLLVTTLSGDEAAAPEEDLDKVQ, from the coding sequence ATGCCAAAAGTCAAGGTACCTAGAAAAAGCACTATAGTGGATATGACCGCCATGTGTGACGTGTCATTTTTGCTGCTTACTTTCTTTATTCTTACGGCAAAGTTTAAACCTCAGTCACTGGTAGCAGTGGATGTGCCTGTTGCGCGATCCACCAAAACATTTTCAGAAGCCGTAACCATCACAATCAGCAAAGAAGGGAAGACATACGTTGGGGTGAAAGAAACCGTTACACGCTATTCCATGCTGGAACAAATGATTGAAAAGTTTGGCGATAAATACCCAGCCCTTAAAACCCTGACTGAAAATCAAAAGAGATTTTTTTCATTGGTAGATATGTGGGGTACACCTATAGCCGATATGCCACGGGTATTAAGTATGGATGGCTCGGCTTTTAAACATTATCAAGAAAAAGAAATGCCCGGCGTTCCTAAAGATTCATTAGACAATCAGTTGGTAGATTGGGTTCAAGCAGCGCGTTATGCCACCGATGGAAATATAAAAATCGCAATAAAAAGTGATAAAAACACTTCCGTTGGTCCAGTGAAAGAAGTAATTAAGGGACTAACCTCCAGAGATATTCATCGGTTTTTATTGGTGACTACTTTGTCTGGTGATGAGGCTGCTGCCCCAGAAGAAGATTTAGATAAAGTTCAGTAA
- the prmC gene encoding peptide chain release factor N(5)-glutamine methyltransferase → MTVGEQQKIFREQLTTIYPDGEARSITAIVLENILGLNSNRLALERFQILTTDQQARFTAILQRLLKQEPVQYILEEGDFFGWKFKVNNSVLIPRPETEELVYWVCESFNNQNGKLSILDIGTGSGCISISLSKKMPHTHVEACDISVEALKVAEENNSRLGTSVDFFQLDILQDKLKENYYDVIISNPPYIAINEKETIEQNVIAFEPHLALFVSNEDDLVFYRRIGEAARLALKPGGLLFFEIHENRGADVKQLLENQGFDKVLIKKDFQGKDRMVKASK, encoded by the coding sequence GTGACCGTTGGCGAACAGCAAAAAATATTCAGAGAACAACTTACTACTATCTATCCTGATGGTGAAGCGCGCAGCATTACTGCCATTGTTTTAGAAAACATTCTTGGATTAAATTCCAACCGGCTTGCTTTAGAACGGTTTCAAATACTTACCACCGACCAACAGGCAAGGTTTACAGCTATTCTTCAAAGATTACTGAAACAAGAACCGGTTCAATATATTCTGGAAGAAGGCGATTTTTTCGGATGGAAATTTAAAGTAAATAATTCTGTTCTAATCCCAAGACCGGAAACAGAAGAATTAGTCTATTGGGTGTGTGAATCATTCAACAATCAGAATGGCAAGCTCAGCATTTTAGATATTGGTACTGGTTCAGGCTGCATTTCTATTTCCCTGTCGAAAAAAATGCCGCATACTCACGTAGAAGCCTGCGATATAAGTGTAGAAGCGCTGAAGGTTGCTGAGGAAAATAATTCGAGGCTGGGCACATCAGTTGATTTCTTCCAACTAGATATTTTACAAGACAAACTTAAAGAGAATTATTACGATGTCATCATCAGCAATCCCCCTTACATTGCCATAAATGAAAAAGAAACAATAGAGCAGAACGTCATTGCTTTTGAACCGCATCTGGCTTTGTTTGTGAGTAATGAAGATGATTTAGTTTTTTACCGGCGCATCGGCGAAGCGGCACGGCTAGCATTAAAACCCGGAGGGCTGTTATTTTTTGAAATTCATGAAAACAGAGGTGCTGATGTAAAGCAACTATTAGAAAACCAAGGTTTCGATAAGGTTCTTATCAAAAAAGATTTTCAGGGTAAAGACCGAATGGTAAAAGCATCGAAATAA
- the ccsA gene encoding cytochrome c biogenesis protein CcsA produces MLLNFFVDRFGAGAFIGEHLWLGHLGHFFIVLSFAASLLAFFSFFGAEFSHNQEVIKTWKRIARSAFIAHGFSVIGIFVLLFLMILNHRFEYHYAWRHSSTALPLKYIISSFWEGQEGSFLLWQFWLVILGFVGMKTLKNYELPVMGTISITQVFLGSMVLGVYFLGHKIGSNPFVLLRDEMNSAPVFQRANYLSLIQDGNGLNPLLQNYWMTIHPPALFLGFASVTIPFAFVISSLLRKDWDGWLKPALPWTLFSVAALGTGILMGGAWAYESLSFGGFWAWDPVENMSFVPWLMLVAGLHMMLVNRYTKHSLITTYIFLILSFVLVLYSTFLTRSGILGDTSVHAFTDLGMTAQLLLYMAFFLVLSFTLLLIRVIKKQIPSITKEEEFFSREFWMFIGSLILLLSAIQMIFTTSIPVWNLLFESFFKQLKMEKLAPPVDVVEHYNSIQVFLAILVALLTGLVQYLSYKSAKIPKTAKWAVFTFILSIIVSVFIAWGMNIDYTRQHAVDLSNISNNLFFKFPFLSTQYMLLIASLYAVFGNLAYMFLILKGKLKLSGGSIAHFGFGVFLLGVLISQGKKEVISLNRQGVNFGKEFNVSEKMENILLLRDSTLAMGEYEVTYTGVREAKPDNFYLVKYIRRDSATGKIKEQFTLEPNAQLNPKMGLIANPDTKHYLTKDIFTHVSSVPDNANLKDTVFTIEAAVGDTFIVKKSFAFIKALNPTPNLPDGFDKEGKLLAGVLVEVNTISGKKYEAEPVFIIDLKNGNSISSLPAEMKELDLTFQVERINPSDKKILLSVRETEKPLDFIILKAIIFPYINLVWLGGILTFLGALLSMYRRMKENQ; encoded by the coding sequence ATGTTACTTAACTTTTTTGTAGACCGTTTTGGAGCAGGTGCCTTTATTGGCGAGCATCTTTGGCTAGGGCATCTTGGTCACTTTTTTATCGTGCTGAGTTTCGCCGCTTCGCTGCTGGCTTTCTTCTCTTTTTTCGGTGCAGAGTTTTCACATAATCAGGAAGTAATAAAAACCTGGAAACGTATAGCCCGTTCAGCTTTTATAGCTCATGGTTTTTCGGTCATTGGTATTTTTGTACTCTTGTTTTTGATGATATTGAATCACCGGTTCGAATATCATTATGCTTGGCGACATTCTTCTACAGCCCTGCCGCTTAAATACATTATCTCCAGCTTTTGGGAAGGACAAGAGGGCAGTTTTCTGCTCTGGCAATTCTGGCTTGTAATCTTGGGTTTTGTAGGTATGAAAACCCTGAAGAATTATGAACTCCCCGTGATGGGAACTATTTCGATTACTCAGGTTTTTCTAGGTTCAATGGTCTTAGGAGTATATTTTCTGGGACATAAAATTGGCAGTAATCCTTTTGTGTTGCTGCGCGATGAGATGAATAGCGCCCCGGTCTTTCAACGTGCGAATTACCTCTCATTGATTCAGGATGGCAACGGGCTGAACCCGCTTTTGCAAAACTATTGGATGACTATTCACCCACCGGCGCTTTTTCTTGGGTTTGCTTCGGTTACAATCCCCTTTGCTTTTGTAATCAGCAGCTTGCTGAGAAAAGACTGGGACGGCTGGTTAAAGCCCGCCCTGCCCTGGACTTTATTCTCCGTAGCCGCTCTTGGCACCGGTATCCTCATGGGAGGGGCATGGGCTTACGAATCTTTAAGCTTCGGTGGTTTTTGGGCCTGGGATCCGGTAGAGAACATGAGTTTTGTACCCTGGCTGATGCTTGTGGCCGGTTTACACATGATGCTGGTGAATCGCTATACCAAGCACTCTTTGATTACCACCTACATCTTTCTCATTCTCTCTTTCGTTCTTGTGTTGTATTCCACCTTCCTGACCCGTAGCGGTATTTTGGGCGACACCTCGGTTCATGCCTTCACGGATTTAGGTATGACCGCACAACTTTTGCTATACATGGCTTTCTTTCTGGTCTTGTCGTTCACCCTGCTATTGATTCGAGTGATCAAAAAGCAGATCCCTTCAATTACTAAAGAAGAAGAATTTTTCAGCCGCGAGTTCTGGATGTTTATCGGTTCACTCATTCTCTTGTTGTCTGCCATCCAAATGATTTTCACCACCTCCATCCCGGTTTGGAATTTATTGTTTGAATCTTTTTTCAAACAATTAAAAATGGAAAAGCTAGCTCCACCGGTTGATGTTGTAGAGCATTATAATAGCATCCAGGTTTTTCTGGCTATTCTGGTTGCCCTGCTTACCGGACTGGTTCAGTATCTATCCTATAAGTCGGCAAAGATTCCCAAAACGGCGAAGTGGGCTGTCTTCACTTTTATCCTATCCATCATTGTTTCTGTTTTCATTGCTTGGGGAATGAACATAGATTACACCCGGCAACACGCCGTGGATCTCAGTAATATTTCCAACAACCTCTTTTTTAAGTTTCCTTTCCTTTCTACCCAATACATGCTACTCATTGCCTCTCTCTATGCTGTATTTGGCAATCTGGCGTATATGTTTTTAATCCTAAAAGGAAAACTCAAATTATCCGGCGGCAGTATTGCTCACTTCGGCTTTGGTGTGTTTTTGCTAGGTGTATTGATTTCTCAGGGAAAAAAAGAAGTCATTTCCTTAAACCGGCAAGGCGTCAACTTTGGCAAAGAGTTTAATGTGTCAGAAAAGATGGAAAACATTTTGCTGCTTAGAGACTCTACGCTGGCCATGGGTGAATATGAGGTGACCTATACGGGAGTTCGCGAGGCTAAGCCGGATAATTTTTATCTCGTTAAATATATTCGTCGCGATTCCGCTACCGGTAAGATTAAAGAGCAGTTCACCCTAGAACCCAATGCCCAACTCAACCCTAAGATGGGTTTGATTGCTAACCCAGATACCAAACATTATCTGACCAAAGATATATTTACCCATGTATCGTCGGTACCGGATAATGCCAATTTGAAAGATACGGTGTTTACGATTGAGGCCGCCGTAGGCGATACTTTCATCGTCAAAAAATCATTTGCCTTTATCAAAGCCCTTAATCCTACTCCAAATCTGCCCGATGGATTTGACAAGGAGGGGAAATTATTGGCAGGCGTGCTGGTAGAAGTGAATACCATTTCCGGCAAAAAATATGAGGCGGAACCGGTTTTCATCATTGATTTAAAAAATGGAAATTCCATCAGTTCTCTCCCTGCCGAAATGAAAGAGTTGGACTTGACATTCCAAGTAGAAAGAATAAACCCTTCTGATAAAAAAATTCTACTCTCCGTTCGGGAAACCGAAAAGCCTCTAGATTTTATCATTCTTAAAGCTATTATCTTCCCTTACATAAATTTAGTTTGGTTAGGCGGAATTCTTACCTTTTTAGGAGCGCTATTGAGTATGTACAGAAGAATGAAGGAAAACCAATAG
- the ribD gene encoding bifunctional diaminohydroxyphosphoribosylaminopyrimidine deaminase/5-amino-6-(5-phosphoribosylamino)uracil reductase RibD, translating to MKTDEYYMQLCLSLAQKGLRVVAPNPMVGCVIVHDGKIIGKGYHKKFGGPHAEVNAIQSVKNQKLLKESMLYVNLEPCSHFGKTPPCVDLIIEKKIPHVVIGSRDPNPLVSGKGIKKMRRAGIKVTVDVLKEKCDELNKRFITFHTKKRPYIILKWAQSSDGFMAPKGNKQKWLTGPASKKLVHQWRSEEQAILVGWKTVNIDQPLLTVRLVKGINPMRIVIDRKLRLNVVNKTFLSNQPLWILNEKWDGESDRWHMVKLGFDKNGLQEIMKFLYSKEIQSLIVEGGLATLKTFIKEGLWDEARIFTTKHLMKEGKKSPRLGGRISKTERVGRDQLVYREN from the coding sequence ATGAAAACAGATGAGTACTACATGCAACTTTGCTTATCCCTTGCTCAAAAAGGGTTAAGGGTTGTGGCACCTAATCCTATGGTGGGATGTGTCATTGTTCACGATGGGAAAATCATCGGTAAAGGGTATCATAAAAAGTTTGGCGGGCCTCATGCTGAAGTGAATGCCATTCAATCTGTCAAAAATCAGAAGCTCTTAAAAGAGTCTATGCTCTATGTTAATCTGGAGCCCTGTTCTCATTTTGGCAAAACGCCCCCATGCGTGGATTTGATTATCGAAAAGAAAATACCACATGTAGTCATTGGCAGTCGTGACCCTAATCCGCTTGTTTCGGGTAAGGGAATAAAGAAAATGAGACGCGCCGGAATAAAAGTTACCGTAGATGTACTGAAAGAAAAATGTGACGAGCTAAATAAACGGTTCATCACTTTTCATACCAAGAAGCGTCCTTATATTATTTTGAAATGGGCACAATCTTCTGATGGATTTATGGCACCCAAGGGTAATAAACAAAAATGGTTGACTGGTCCTGCTTCCAAAAAACTGGTTCATCAATGGAGGAGCGAGGAGCAAGCAATCTTAGTGGGTTGGAAAACGGTGAATATAGACCAACCCCTACTTACCGTTCGGTTGGTAAAGGGCATCAACCCTATGAGAATTGTTATAGATCGAAAGTTGAGATTAAATGTAGTGAACAAAACATTTTTAAGCAATCAACCTCTTTGGATATTAAACGAGAAATGGGATGGCGAGAGCGATCGGTGGCACATGGTTAAGTTGGGTTTTGATAAAAACGGACTGCAGGAAATAATGAAGTTCCTTTACTCCAAAGAGATTCAGTCGTTAATTGTAGAGGGCGGTCTGGCAACCTTAAAGACCTTCATTAAAGAAGGATTATGGGATGAGGCTCGGATATTCACCACGAAGCATTTGATGAAAGAGGGTAAAAAGTCTCCTCGCCTTGGAGGGAGAATATCAAAGACTGAGCGGGTTGGAAGAGACCAGCTTGTTTATCGCGAGAATTAA
- a CDS encoding SRPBCC family protein produces the protein MRILKSILIALAVIFVIAGIGIYFLPNHYEVSKTIEINKPASVVYSQIADFSKWNGWDPWKEMDPSSVGKIEGDPGTIGHRMTWKGDKTGEGTMSIAYLQTNSSVNLDMEFLKPMRASAKSMWIIDEDKGVSKVTWSTRGGLKFPIGRLFGLTVDKILGGDQEHGLENLKKVCEAIPTPEPVASVVDTAEVIVQ, from the coding sequence ATGAGAATACTGAAAAGCATTTTAATCGCTCTGGCAGTAATTTTTGTGATTGCCGGAATTGGAATTTATTTTCTTCCTAACCATTATGAAGTATCTAAGACTATTGAAATCAATAAACCCGCTAGCGTGGTTTATTCGCAGATAGCAGACTTCAGTAAATGGAATGGATGGGATCCATGGAAAGAAATGGATCCAAGTTCTGTGGGAAAAATAGAAGGTGACCCCGGCACGATTGGACATAGAATGACTTGGAAAGGCGATAAAACTGGTGAAGGAACCATGTCCATTGCCTATTTGCAGACTAATTCTTCTGTCAACCTCGACATGGAGTTTCTAAAACCTATGCGCGCCAGTGCCAAATCTATGTGGATCATAGATGAAGATAAAGGAGTGTCAAAAGTTACTTGGTCCACTCGAGGTGGATTAAAATTTCCGATTGGAAGACTTTTTGGATTGACGGTGGACAAAATCTTGGGAGGAGATCAAGAACATGGTTTGGAAAATTTGAAAAAGGTATGTGAAGCAATTCCCACGCCGGAACCAGTTGCCTCAGTAGTAGATACGGCTGAAGTTATTGTGCAGTAA